One region of Solanum pennellii chromosome 6, SPENNV200 genomic DNA includes:
- the LOC107023103 gene encoding transcription factor MYB1R1 produces the protein MSSVCSDKSSSTPAVTGGGFGGEIMLFGVRVKVDPMRKSVSLNDLSQYEQPNANNNNGGGDNNESSKVAQDEGYASADDAVQHQSNSGRERKRGVPWTEEEHKLFLLGLQKVGKGDWRGISRNFVKTRTPTQVASHAQKYFLRRSNLNRRRRRSSLFDITTDSVSVMPIEEVENKQEIPVPAPATLPTVETTKTNAFLVAPAVAPIIFPVQVNKSRENPTLFRHDHGNSSMLVGPVPMFSMPNPSKAIDLNANHNSTIEPSSLSLRLSLSLDQGQASSTRHSAYNVMSSFSNGESIIRVA, from the exons ATGTCGAGCGTTTGCAGTGATAAGTCGTCGTCGACGCCGGCGGTTACCGGCGGCGGTTTTGGAGgagaaatcatgttgtttggTGTGAGAGTAAAAGTGGATCCTATGAGGAAGAGCGTGAGTCTGAACGATCTTTCACAGTACGAGCAACCGAATGCTAACAACAACAACGGCGGCGGTGATAACAATGAATCCTCTAAAGTGGCGCAGGATGAAGGTTATGCCTCTGCAGATGACGCGGTTCAACATCAGTCCAACAGTGGTCGCGAGCGTAAGAGAG GAGTTCCGTGGACAGAGGAAGAGCATAAGTTATTCCTTTTAGGATTGCAGAAAGTTGGAAAAGGAGACTGGAGAGGAATCTCTCGTAACTTCGTAAAGACTCGCACACCGACACAGGTCGCAAGTCATGCTCAGAAATACTTCCTCCGGCGAAGCAACCTCAACCGTCGCCGCCGTCGATCTAGCCTCTTTGATATCACCACTGACTCG GTATCAGTAATGCCAATAGAAGAGGTGGAAAATAAGCAAGAAATCCCAGTTCCAGCACCAGCAACATTACCTACTGTAGAAACTACCAAAACCAATGCATTTCTGGTGGCACCGGCTGTTGCTCCTATCATATTTCCAGTACAGGTTAACAAGTCAAGAGAGAATCCAACTCTGTTTCGACATGATCATGGGAATTCATCGATGCTAGTTGGTCCTGTTCCTATGTTTTCAATGCCTAATCCATCAAAAGCGATTGACCTTAACGCCAACCACAACTCAACAATCGAGCCATCGTCTTTGTCACTGAGATTATCATTGTCACTTGATCAGGGACAAGCATCATCTACTAGACACTCGGCATATAATGTGATGTCAAGTTTCAGTAATGGAGAAAGCATCATCCGTGTGGCATGA
- the LOC107023492 gene encoding transportin MOS14 isoform X2, which translates to MNSHPEFIPSFLELLRVLPEEEFNYKIAARPDRRRQFEKELASAIDTALNILTACLNINELKEQVLEAFASWLRLRHRIPASTLSSHPLVLAALSSLNSEILSEASVNVISELIHYTAARNSGGVSSELALIQVIVPQVMSLKPQLRDPSKDEEDIKAIARLFSDMGDAYVELIATGSDESMLIVHALLEVASHPEFDIASMTFNFWHNLQMILTERESYLACGNETSIEAEKTRRLQVFRSSYESLVSLVIFRVQYPLDYFDISMEDQRDFKQTRYAVADVLIDAALILGGEPTLKILYMKLVEAISHCGKDQSSDWRPAEAALYCIKAISDYVSDIEAEVMPQIMSLLPKLPHQPQLLQTVCLTIGAYSKWLDASSNGFSHLPTLIDILVRGMSTCEDSAAAAALAFRHICNDCKKKLCGSLDGLFQIYQTAVIGEGPFKVSAEDSLHLVEALSMVITELPSEHAKKALEAVCLPSVAQLQEMINQGPQVLGQKNARELTVHFDRLANIFRYVNHPEAVADAIQKLWPIFKAIFDVRAWDMRTMESLCRACKNAVRTSKRLMGVTIGAMLEEIQGLYGQHHQPCFLYLSSEVIKIFGSDPSCANYLKVLIESLFSHTACLLTKIQDFTSRPDIADDCFLLASRCIRYCPQLFFPSTVFPSLVDCAMIGITVQHREACNSILNFVSDIFDLANSTNGESCLSIRDSVIIPRGPTITRILVACLTGALPSSRLETVTYALLALTRAYGLKALEWAKECVSLIPSTAVTELERTRFLQALSDAASGANMNGLVVPIDEISEVCRRNRTVQEIVQGALKPLDLNIVAVS; encoded by the exons GTCCTTGAGGCATTTGCTTCTTGGCTACGGCTAAGGCATAG GATACCTGCATCTACCCTTTCTTCACACCCTTTAGTGCTTGCAGCTCTTTCAAGCTTGAATTCGGAAATATTGTCTGAGGCCTCCGTTAATG TTATTTCTGAATTGATACACTACACAGCAGCAAGAAATTCCGGCGGAGTTTCGTCAGAGTTGGCCTTGATTCAAGTAATTGTTCCTCAAGTTATGAGTCTGAAACCTCAGCTCAGAGATCCTTCAAAG GATGAGGAGGATATTAAAGCCATTGCTCGTTTGTTTTCTGACATGGGCGATGCATATGTTGAATTGATTGCTACTG GTTCTGATGAATCAATGCTGATTGTACATGCATTACTTGAAGTTGCTTCACATCCTGAGTTCGATATTGCTTCCATGACTTTTAACTTCTGGCACAATCTTCAGATGATTTTGACAGAAAG GGAGTCATATCTTGCTTGCGGCAATGAAACTTCCATTGAGGCAGAGAAAACTCGTAGATTGCAGGTTTTCCGTTCATCATATGAATCACTTGTCTCCTTG GTTATCTTCAGAGTCCAATATCCTCTGGATTACTTTGATATCTCCATGGAGGACCAGAGAGATTTTAAGCAGACAAGATATG CTGTTGCAGATGTCTTGATTGATGCAGCATTGATCTTAGGAGGTGAACCTACCTTGAAAATTCTCTATATGAAACTAGTTGAG GCCATCAGTCACTGTGGAAAAGATCAGAGTTCTGATTGGCGCCCTGCAGAGGCTGCCTTGTATTGTATAAAAGCTATATCAGATTATGTTTCTGATATTGAAGCCGAAGTGATGCCGCAG ATTATGTCTTTGCTTCCTAAGCTGCCTCATCAACCCCAGCTACTTCAGACAG TCTGCTTAACAATCGGAGCTTATTCAAAGTGGCTTGATGCTTCATCAAATGGATTTTCCCATTTGCCCACACTCATTGATATTCTTGTGAGAGGCATGAGCACGTGTGAAGATTCTGCAGCTGCAGCTGCTTTAGCTTTCAGACACATATGCAATG ATTGCAAGAAGAAGCTTTGTGGGTCACTAGATGGTCTGTTTCAAATTTACCAAACGGCAGTCATTGGGGAAGGTCCCTTCAAAGTTTCTGCGGAAGATTCGTTGCATCTGGTTGAAGCTTTAAG taTGGTTATTACAGAGCTTCCTTCGGAACATGCTAAGAAGGCACTTGAGGCAGTATGCCTGCCATCTGTTGCTCAGTTACAA GAGATGATCAATCAAGGTCCCCAAGTTTTGGGGCAAAAAAATGCTCGGGAACTAACTGTTCATTTTGATCGACTTGCAAATATATTCAG ATATGTAAATCACCCAGAAGCGGTTGCAGATGCAATTCAAAAACTTTGGCCAATTTTCAAAGCCATTTTTGATGT TCGTGCTTGGGACATGCGGACAATGGAGTCTCTTTGCCGGGCTTGTAAAAATGCT GTACGAACTTCTAAGAGGCTCATGGGGGTTACAATTGGGGCGATGCTGGAGGAAATACAAGGACTATATGGACAACACCATCAGCCGTGTTTCCTTTATCTCTCAAGTGAAGTCATTAAG ATATTTGGTTCAGATCCATCCTGTGCAAATTACTTGAAAGTTCTCATTGAGTCTCTCTTTAGCCATACAGCATGTCTTCTTACAAAGATTCAG GATTTCACTTCCCGTCCGGATATAGCAGATGATTGTTTTTTGCTGGCATCAAGATGTATCCGATACTGTCCTCAACTATTTTTTCCCTCTACTGTGTTTCCATCATTGGTGGATTGTGCCATGATCGGCATCACCGTGCAGCACAG GGAGGCTTGCAATTCAATATTGAACTTTGTGTCTGATATATTCGATCTTGCGAACTCTACAAACGGAGAAAGTTGCCTATCCATAAGGGACAGTGTAATTATTCCTCGAGGGCCCACTATCACCAGAATTTTGGTTGCTTGTCTAACTGGAGCCCTTCCTAGTTCACGACTAGAAACA GTAACTTACGCTCTACTGGCATTGACCCGGGCGTATGGGTTGAAAGCTCTTGAGTGGGCAAAGGAATGTGTGTCCTTAATTCCATCAACAGCTGTTACAGAATTGGAAAGGACTAGGTTTTTACAAGCTTTGTCAGATGCAGCCTCTGGAGCAAATATGAACGGTCTGGTAGTTCCGATTGACGAGATTTCAGAGGTTTGCCGACGTAATCGAACTGTTCAGGAGATAGTTCAAGGAGCTTTGAAGCCACTTGATCTGAACATAGTAGCTGTATCATAG
- the LOC107023102 gene encoding serine/threonine-protein kinase AtPK2/AtPK19-like produces MAFAAQQKKAIHSMLANKLTHLKIPDSSSSSSPPSTDPDFDFSDVFGAPTSSSSPSSSSSFLTDPQIIHSRSHSFVGPSPRITLSKPLPFHQEVDSEGESDSDKVNTHVGTHQTECTDGVEEISGDEGSAVTKFGPGDFEILRMIGKGSFGKVFQVKMKGYGGEGDGILAMKVMRKDTVIKNNHVDYMRAERDILTKVEHPFIVQLRYSFQTKSKLYLILDFINGGHLFYHLYRQGIFSEDQARIYAAEIVSAVSHLHQRGIVHRDLKPENILMDGDGHVMLTDFGLAKEIDESSRSNSMCGTMEYMAPEIIQSKGHNKDADWWSVGVLLYEMLTGQPPFTHANRKKLQEKIISEKLKLLPRLTGEAHSLLKGLLQKDPSKRLGSGPRGGDEIKSHKWFRTINWKKLDARELQPKFKPDVIGRDCTANFDKCWTTMPPDDSPASTPTTGEHFQGYTYVAPNPWLSSS; encoded by the exons ATGGCCTTTGCAGCTCAGCAGAAGAAGGCTATTCATTCAATGTTAGCAAACAAGCTGACCCATCTCAAAATCCCTgactcttcttcatcatcatctccTCCTTCTACTGATCCAGACTTTGATTTTTCTGATGTTTTTGGTGCTCCTACCTCTTCTTCATCTCCTTCATCTTCTTCCAGTTTTCTAACTGACCCACAAATCATTCATAGTAGGTCCCACTCTTTTGTGGGTCCATCTCCAAGGATCACTCTCTCAAAGCCTCTGCCTTTTCACCAAGAAGTTGATTCTGAGGGGGAAAGTGATAGTGATAAAGTTAATACTCATGTAGGTACTCACCAAACTGAATGTACTGATGGGGTTGAAGAGATTAGTGGAGATGAGGGGTCAGCTGTAACAAAATTTGGGCCAGGGGATTTTGAGATCTTGAGGATGATTGGAAAAGGTTCTTTTGGGAAGGTTTTTCAGGTGAAGATGAAGGGGTATGGTGGTGAGGGTGATGGAATATTAGCCATGAAAGTGATGAGGAAGGACACAGTAATCAAGAATAACCATGTGGATTATATGAGAGCTGAGAGGGATATTCTCACCAAAGTTGAGCACCCTTTTATTGTGCAGCTTAGATACTCATTTCAG ACAAAGTCTAAGCTGTACTTGATTTTGGATTTTATAAATGGAGGGCATCTTTTCTATCATTTATACAGACAAGGGATTTTCAG CGAGGACCAGGCAAGGATTTATGCTGCTGAGATAGTTTCTGCTGTTTCACATCTTCACCAGAGAGGGATCGTGCATCGAGACCTCAAACCAGAAAATATTCTCATGGATGGTGATGGACAT GTCATGCTGACAGATTTTGGACTGGCAAAAGAGATTGATGAATCAAGCAGATCTAATTCAATGTGTGGAACCATGGAATACATGGCTCCGGAGATTATACAGTCCAAGGGCCACAATAAAGATGCTGACTGGTGGAGCGTTGGGGTACTTCTGTATGAGATGCTGACTGGTCAG CCACCTTTCACACATGCAAATAGAAAGAAGCTTCAGGAGAAGATCATCAGCGAGAAACTGAAACTTCTACCACGTCTGACTGGTGAAGCTCACTCTCTGCTCAAAGGA TTGCTACAGAAGGACCCATCCAAAAGATTAGGCAGTGGACCAAGAGGAGGGGATGAGATCAAAAGTCACAAGTGGTTCCGCACAATCAACTGGAAGAAACTTGATGCCAGAGAACTACAGCCTAAGTTCAAACCAGATGTAATTGGCAGAGATTGCACAGCCAATTTCGATAAATGTTGGACTACGATGCCACCGGATGACTCACCAGCATCTACTCCGACAACAGGCGAACACTTTCAAGGTTACACTTATGTAGCACCAAATCCTTGGCTCTCCTCTAGTTGA